In one Rutidosis leptorrhynchoides isolate AG116_Rl617_1_P2 chromosome 8, CSIRO_AGI_Rlap_v1, whole genome shotgun sequence genomic region, the following are encoded:
- the LOC139862350 gene encoding uncharacterized protein encodes MAENKALTVHKNNDVSFKFQNPLSSLFSKFTQVLSNLPLPQLPSVKKDVVKVETEKKAVVRDGEVVEVSKTATVTYPDGRTNTVNSLKLESEDAEKETHPVLLWQVYAIGGFFILKWAWGRWNELRERKKPSNEDPPSSEPSANEDK; translated from the exons ATGGCAGAGAACAAAGCTTTGACTGTGCACAAAAATAACGACGTTTCGTTCAAGTTTCAGAATCCGTTATCTTCACTGTTCTCGAAGTTCACTCAAGTACTCTCTAATTTACCGTTACCGCAGCTGCCGTCGGTGAAGAAGGATGTAGTGAAAGTTGAAACGGAGAAGAAAGCGGTGGTTCGTGACGGTGAAGTGGTGGAGGTTTCGAAGACGGCGACAGTTACGTATCCGGATGGCCGTACGAATACCGTTAATTCGTTGAAGCTTGAATCTGAAGATGCAGAGAAAGAAACGCATCCGGTTCTTCTTTGGCAG GTTTACGCGATTGGAGGTTTCTTCATCTTAAAGTGGGCTTGGGGACGATGGAATGAGCTCAGGGAAAGGAAAAAGCCATCAAATGAAGACCCACCATCTTCAGAGCCATCAGCTAATGAGGATAAGTAG
- the LOC139862046 gene encoding trihelix transcription factor ASIL2-like — MEDNEENQSHPSTGSGSRSGSPDSPHTNNRISVTVASAAPSQNTLTLALPIQQSRSISGNGGTTAGGGGGGGGREDCWSEGATAILIDAWGERYLELSRGNLKQKHWQEVADIVSSRKDHVKVPKTDIQCKNRIDTVKKRYKLEKSKIAAGGGSSSWRFYDQLDHLIGPNANAKSGSALLNTPPLRNVPVGIPVGLRPAPVQSLRVKQQQERQQQQQQQKQLQLLQLQQQYRHEQQQKQLQLQQQQQLQQRKRLRPPPAYSESSESEPEAAPDSPEMGSYEQKRIRVPVPPNVRQQDKDKGRAAKEKNWGDSVRELTKAIMRFGEAYEQAENAKLQQMVEMQKQSMKFAKELELQRMQFFMKTQMELSQLKQSRRDVGNKSNNHHQNHNHSNH, encoded by the coding sequence ATGGAAGACAACGAAGAGAATCAATCACATCCGTCTACTGGATCAGGATCTAGATCTGGATCTCCAGATTCACCTCATACGAATAACCGGATCTCGGTCACGGTCGCCTCCGCCGCGCCTTCTCAAAACACGTTGACGTTAGCGCTACCGATTCAACAATCTAGATCCATCTCCGGTAACGGCGGAACCACCGCCGGCGGTGGTGGAGGAGGAGGAGGTCGTGAGGATTGCTGGAGCGAAGGTGCAACCGCTATTTTGATTGATGCGTGGGGAGAACGTTATTTGGAGCTAAGCAGGGGGAATTTGAAGCAGAAACACTGGCAAGAGGTTGCGGATATTGTAAGTAGCCGTAAGGATCATGTAAAAGTTCCTAAAACTGATATTCAATGTAAAAATCGGATCGATACAGTGAAGAAGAGATATAAGCTTGAGAAATCGAAAATTGCAGCTGGTGGTGGTTCGAGTTCCTGGAGGTTTTATGATCAGTTAGATCACCTGATCGGACCGAATGCTAACGCAAAAAGCGGTTCGGCATTGTTAAACACTCCTCCTTTACGAAATGTTCCGGTAGGGATTCCAGTTGGTTTAAGACCTGCACCTGTTCAAAGCCTGCGGGTAAAACAACAACAGGAAcggcaacagcaacaacaacaacaaaagcagCTTCAATTGCTGCAATTACAGCAGCAATATCGACACGAACAACAGCAGAAACAGTTACAGCTGCAGCAGCAACAACAGCTGCAGCAGCGTAAGCGACTGCGTCCACCTCCTGCATATTCAGAATCATCAGAATCTGAACCAGAAGCGGCTCCTGACTCGCCTGAAATGGGATCGTATGAGCAGAAACGTATTAGGGTTCCGGTTCCGCCTAACGTAAGACAGCAGGATAAGGATAAGGGGAGAGCGGCTAAAGAGAAGAACTGGGGCGATTCTGTTAGGGAATTGACTAAGGCGATAATGAGATTTGGTGAAGCGTATGAACAAGCTGAAAATGCGAAGTTGCAGCAGATGGTTGAGATGCAGAAACAAAGCATGAAGTTTGCAAAGGAGCTTGAATTGCAAAGGATGCAGTTTTTCATGAAAACACAGATGGAGTTGTCACAGTTGAAGCAGAGTAGACGTGATGTTGGTAACAAGAGCAataatcatcatcaaaatcataatcatagcAATCACTGA
- the LOC139862204 gene encoding phosphatidylinositol-3-phosphatase myotubularin-1-like — METRRRSSSSGELEETQITESETVDTIIDFEAVESADVDAVSRRSSDFLLKAEHVVAEGFAVLVNTDEAGTVFVTNFRLLFLSEESRDVVALGTIPLTTIEKFNKIVVKQPPSEKTPTRRLLQVVGKDMRIIIFAFRPTTKQRRDVFNALVRWTKPTLLWDFYAFTISPSKDSNTNPKVRLINEYYRLLGMGSLQSSIESIEDGSFKLSNDWWRISDVNANYNMCTTYPFALLVPKAISDKDLLKACTFRARCRLPVISWCDRRTGAVLARSSQPLVGLMRNMRSNADENLVGALCTQLPSGKGGQRKLYIADARPRKNALANGAMGGGSESSSNYFQCEIVFLGIDNIHAMRDSLVRLRDYLDTHGSKSSDGMSSYLRTGGWTWGGGNLSSMSASVSTLGDSGWLSHIQNVLAGSAWIAARVALESASMLVHCSDGWDRTSQLVALASLLLDPYYRTIKGFQALVEKDWLAFGHPFSDRAGMPNFSGSGNTPVEMSRHSSSPNILSSSLLQSSVSFSSQAPVSSNTQHSNNYSPIFLQWVDCVSQLLRMYPFAFEFSSAFLVDFLDCVLSCRFGNFLCNSDNERDKACVYEVTECVWEYLDDMRTSEGSSHVHYNVFYDPSKHDGPLLPPAAALAPTIWPQFHLRWSCPSEAESGQVEDQCRSMMDKYSELQKAKDLAESSVREITKTVESLTAELVNESQVSNSAVALAKKANRENCSIIRAIGSLGCKVHVSDTEDIENRPAEKTDMPSPRERDDSGDEKTDMSVSIVVTADNAGIHENATDRICESLCPLWARDECCRWPDGGCARLGSQFIGLKANYDAFDKLCIHDSYFQPE, encoded by the exons atggagacacGGAGGAGATCGTCTTCTTCCGGTGAATTAGAGGAAACTCAAATAACTGAATCAGAAACCGTTGATACCATAATCGATTTTGAGGCCGTTGAGTCTGCAGATGTTGAT GCAGTTTCTCGAAGATCATCTGATTTTCTGTTGAAAGCTGAGCATGTTGTAGCTGAG GGGTTTGCTGTTCTTGTTAACACCGATGAAGCAGGTACCGTGTTTGTCACCAATTTTCGTCTTCTTTTTTTG AGTGAAGAATCCAGGGATGTTGTCGCACTAGGAACAATACCATTGACTACCATTGAAAAGTTTAACAAGATC GTGGTAAAGCAGCCGCCGTCGGAGAAGACTCCTACACGTAGGCTTCTTCAGGTCGTCG GCAAAGATATGAGAATCATCATATTTGCTTTTCGCCCTACGACTAAGCAG AGACGGGATGTGTTTAATGCGTTAGTAAGGTGGACAAAGCCTACATTACTTTGGGATTTCTATGCCTTTACTATTAGTCCTTCCAAAGACAGTAACACTAATCCGAAAGTGAGACTAATTAATGAATATTATCGGCTTCTTGGTATGGGGTCACTTCAGTCATCAATCGAAAGTATAGAAGATGGCTCGTTTAAATTATCTAATGATTGGTGGAGGATTAGTGATGTCAATGCAAACTATAACATGTGTACAACTTACCCATTCGCTTTACTCGTTCCAAAAGCAATCAG tgaTAAAGATCTGCTGAAAGCTTGTACATTTCGTGCCCGGTGTAGACTGCCTGTAATATCATGGTGTGATAGAC GAACCGGAGCTGTTCTTGCTCGGTCATCACAACCATTAGTTGGGCTCATGAGGAATATGAGGAG CAATGCTGATGAAAATCTGGTTGGTGCTCTTTGTACCCAACTTCCTAGTGGAAAAGGAGGACAAAG GAAGTTATATATAGCAGATGCAAGACCCCGGAAAAATGCTTTAGCTAACGGAGCGATGGGTGGGGGTTCAGAGTCATCTTCGAATTATTTCCAGTGTGAG ATTGTATTTTTGGGGATAGACAATATCCATGCTATGAGAGACAGTCTTGTTCGTCTCAGAGACTACTTGGATACTCATGGAAGCAAATCTTCGGATGGAATGTCGTCATATTTG AGAACTGGCGGATGGACATGGGGTGGAGGTAATCTGAGCAGTATGTCTGCTTCAGTATCAACACTCGGTGATAGTGGTTGGTTATCACATATTCAAAATGTTCTGGCTGGTTCTGCTTGGATCGCAGCTCGTGTTGCACTAGAATCAGCATCTATGCTTGTTCATTGCAG TGATGGATGGGATAGAACATCCCAGCTTGTTGCACTGGCAAGTTTATTACTTGATCCATATTATCGCACTATAAAAGGATTCCAG GCTCTTGTTGAAAAAGATTGGCTTGCATTTGGCCATCCATTTTCAGACCGAGCAGGAATGCCGAATTTTTCAGGGAGTGGCAACACACCAGTAGAAATGTCGAGGCATTCTTCAAGTCCGAACATCTTATCATCTTCTTTGTTACAATCGTCGGTATCATTCTCATCTCAAGCTCCAGTATCCTCGAACACACAGCATTCAAACAATTACTCTCCGATATTTCTTCAG TGGGTTGATTGTGTCTCGCAATTATTACGGATGTACCCTTTTGCATTTGAGTTTTCTTCG GCTTTTTTGGTTGATTTTCTGGATTGTGTGCTCTCGTGTCGGTTTGGTAACTTCTTGTGCAACAG tGACAATGAAAGAGATAAAGCTTGTGTTTATGAGGTGACTGAATGCGTGTGGGAATATTTAGATGATATGCGTACATCGGAGGGGAGTTCTCACGTACACTACAACGTGTTTTACGATCCGTCTAAACATGATGGCCCACTTTTACCACCAGCTGCAGCTTTGGCTCCGACAATATGGCCCCAATTTCATCTTCGATGGTCTTGTCCTTCAGAAGCTGAATCTGGTCAGGTTGAAGATCAATGCAGAAGCATGATGGACAAGTACTCTGAACTGCAAAAG GCCAAAGATTTGGCGGAGAGTAGTGTCAGAGAAATAACGAAAACAGTTGAGTCGTTGACTGCTGAACTAGTTAACGAGAGCCAGGTCAGCAACTCCGCTGTGGCATTGGCTAAAAAAGCAAATAGGGAGAATTGTAGCATAATACGAGCAATTGGATCACTCGGATGTAAAGTGCATGTTTCAGATACAGAAGATATTGAAAATCGTCCTGCTGAAAAGACGGATATGCCCTCTCCAAGAGAAAGAGATGACAGTGGAGATGAAAAGACTGATATGTCCGTTTCTATTGTGGTAACTGCAGATAATGCAGGTATTCATGAAAACGCGACTGACCGTATTTGTGAATCTTTGTGCCCACTTTGGGCACGAGATGAATGTTGTAGGTGGCCCGATGGAGGTTGTGCTCGACTTGGGAGCCAATTCATAGGCTTGAAAGCTAATTATGATGCGTTTGACAAGCTATGTATCCATGATAGTTACTTCCAACCCGAATGA